Proteins encoded together in one Thalassotalea crassostreae window:
- the nlpI gene encoding lipoprotein NlpI, giving the protein MKNKLIISAVSMFLLLQGCSTTSQQAVANVVVAEPLSIDQETEINIARLTEILNKVEITPDQRAQLYYDRGVRYDSAGLRGLASYDFHMALRIKPDLVEAYNFIGIHYTQRQDFLLAYEAFDSAIELDDKHQYAYLNRAIALYYGARPNLAVLDVKRFQSQQNNDPYRIAWLYLIEHDIDNELALVNLRNNLNSLQHNSWANNILRLFLRDISEDEFIKYASQGADDDNELAKRLCEVYFYLGKYNQIHNNREMSQQYFKFALGTNVYEYIEHRYAKLELELMRTKVATP; this is encoded by the coding sequence TTGAAAAATAAACTAATTATTTCAGCTGTATCTATGTTTTTGTTACTACAAGGCTGTAGTACAACGTCTCAACAAGCAGTAGCTAATGTCGTGGTTGCAGAGCCATTATCAATCGACCAAGAAACTGAAATTAATATTGCACGTTTAACGGAAATTCTTAATAAGGTTGAGATCACTCCAGATCAAAGAGCCCAGCTTTATTATGACCGTGGCGTTAGATATGACAGTGCTGGCCTGAGAGGATTAGCTTCATACGATTTTCATATGGCGCTGCGCATTAAACCAGATTTAGTCGAAGCCTATAATTTCATCGGTATTCATTACACTCAAAGGCAAGACTTCTTGCTGGCTTATGAAGCATTTGACTCAGCTATAGAACTTGATGATAAACATCAATATGCCTACTTAAATCGTGCTATCGCTCTTTATTATGGCGCTCGTCCTAACTTAGCAGTATTAGATGTTAAACGCTTTCAATCTCAACAAAATAATGATCCCTATCGAATCGCTTGGTTATATTTGATTGAGCATGATATCGATAATGAACTAGCGTTAGTCAATTTGCGTAACAATTTAAATTCTCTCCAACATAACTCATGGGCGAACAATATTTTGCGTCTATTTTTACGGGATATTAGTGAAGATGAGTTTATAAAATATGCATCCCAAGGCGCAGATGATGATAATGAATTAGCGAAGCGACTTTGTGAAGTGTATTTCTATTTAGGAAAATATAATCAAATTCATAACAATCGAGAAATGTCTCAGCAGTATTTTAAATTTGCACTAGGCACAAATGTATATGAGTATATTGAACATAGATACGCAAAATTAGAATTAGAGTTAATGCGCACAAAAGTTGCGACACCTTAA